A genomic region of Trichothermofontia sichuanensis B231 contains the following coding sequences:
- a CDS encoding DUF3769 domain-containing protein, whose translation MMYPALPPEPIAVMVLPSHQGVALEPPGTLGLSHRQPPTQAFSSQTRSLSLLEARTAGALASVMVSQVQPPHIRHSDGSPIPLLTLPGSVPFTPLPPRGIGDHSPLPLFYPAWAQSPPLEQGGSTAVVVPTVMSPVVTPSRQGKTLLRELMPPQPFPRAELAEMPQADTASASTSSTHPTTATLEPEIAPVAEALPTGSSQEHRAVSPPVHDDRPHPAMPAVTPLPPTTSAISPSTTLPSAPPAAVEQRRQTSQTDTVPILAPPTLETPQPRPLAPLVRPPSVPLPLRSEPEAGPGPLPQPGGAIAPPTVIEVPPPVRDSPHQPDATEPAIVPSPQRGSVAPDAAAAATAPTAEALEISSPDATAEDLLASPSDVVELTSDQQEYDEQRQIVTATGNVELRFRQSVLTADRLQVNLANRFIMAEGNVALRRGEQVLRGERFEYRFVQEEGTIFNANGEIFLPTAGTDFAFDAPAATGATGPQPLLSDRVLATQPLRVQRGPGDFQVGVGIGRDAPDMKRQGAVRRLRFEADQVDFNAFGWRAENVRVTNDPFAPAELELRTPEATLTHISPQADELITRRPRLVFDQGFSVPLLRERTILSKEPREPGLVNIGYDQEERRGVYIERTFNVIARGPVRLRVTPQWLVQKAINEGPNPIEPALYGLIARLDGTLSPQTSVRGVANFASLDFDDLADKLRASLRIQQDIGDHNLNLEYSYRDRLFNGSLGFQDVQSSLGVVLTSPNISLGEDGPRLNYQVGAQVVNAKTDQIDLLDPGQIEGLVALGRYQATAGLSQRLPLWQGKPLPPTATEGLRYSPVPIVPFVRLVAGMRGILTSYTSGDFQNALTGSLALEGQFGKFSRDFFDYTAFNVRYSQSLRDGESPFKFDRIEDRRVLAFSLSQQVYGPLRFGFQTAVNLDKEDRITTDYILEYSRRTYGVVLRFNPVLQIGSINLRISDFNWNGNPEPFPDMNVRPVSDGVVP comes from the coding sequence ATGATGTACCCTGCCTTACCGCCTGAGCCGATCGCCGTTATGGTGCTCCCCAGCCACCAGGGGGTTGCCCTTGAACCGCCTGGAACACTGGGCTTGTCTCATCGTCAGCCACCAACGCAGGCTTTTTCATCGCAAACCCGATCGCTCAGTCTTCTGGAAGCGCGGACGGCTGGGGCGCTTGCATCGGTGATGGTCTCGCAGGTACAGCCCCCCCACATTCGCCATTCGGATGGTTCCCCAATTCCCCTGCTGACCCTACCCGGCAGTGTTCCGTTCACGCCGCTTCCCCCAAGGGGCATCGGTGATCATTCGCCGTTACCGCTGTTTTATCCTGCCTGGGCACAGTCCCCGCCGCTGGAGCAGGGGGGATCTACAGCGGTTGTGGTTCCCACTGTGATGTCTCCTGTGGTGACCCCATCCCGCCAAGGGAAAACGCTGTTAAGGGAATTAATGCCACCCCAACCTTTCCCCAGGGCCGAACTGGCTGAGATGCCTCAGGCGGATACGGCCTCAGCATCAACCTCCTCAACGCACCCGACAACTGCTACCCTTGAGCCAGAGATTGCCCCCGTTGCCGAGGCCCTTCCCACAGGGTCTTCTCAGGAACATCGTGCCGTGTCTCCGCCGGTGCATGACGATCGCCCCCATCCAGCCATGCCGGCTGTCACGCCGCTGCCCCCTACGACGTCTGCGATTTCCCCCTCAACGACGTTGCCTTCAGCCCCTCCAGCCGCTGTAGAGCAGCGGCGCCAAACCTCTCAGACTGATACTGTGCCGATTTTGGCTCCCCCGACGCTCGAAACGCCTCAACCCCGCCCCCTTGCCCCATTGGTTCGCCCGCCTAGCGTCCCGCTGCCCCTGCGATCGGAGCCAGAGGCGGGACCAGGACCGCTCCCTCAACCGGGTGGCGCGATCGCGCCACCGACGGTTATCGAGGTTCCCCCACCGGTGAGGGATTCCCCCCATCAGCCAGACGCAACGGAACCGGCGATCGTGCCGTCTCCCCAAAGGGGAAGCGTGGCTCCCGACGCGGCAGCAGCGGCAACGGCCCCCACGGCAGAAGCCCTGGAGATCTCCTCCCCAGATGCGACTGCTGAGGATCTCTTGGCCAGTCCCAGTGATGTTGTGGAACTCACGTCGGATCAACAGGAATACGATGAGCAGCGCCAGATCGTGACGGCCACGGGAAATGTGGAGTTACGGTTTCGCCAGTCGGTGTTGACCGCCGATCGCCTCCAAGTCAATTTAGCCAATCGCTTCATCATGGCTGAGGGCAATGTGGCCCTGCGGCGGGGCGAACAGGTGTTACGGGGGGAGCGGTTTGAGTACCGCTTTGTCCAGGAGGAAGGCACTATTTTTAATGCCAATGGCGAAATCTTCTTGCCTACTGCTGGTACTGACTTTGCCTTTGATGCCCCGGCAGCCACTGGGGCGACAGGACCTCAACCCCTCCTGAGCGATCGTGTCCTGGCTACCCAGCCCCTACGGGTTCAACGGGGGCCGGGGGACTTTCAGGTGGGTGTTGGTATCGGGCGGGATGCCCCGGATATGAAGCGACAGGGGGCGGTACGGCGCTTACGCTTTGAGGCGGATCAGGTGGATTTCAATGCCTTTGGCTGGCGGGCCGAGAATGTGCGGGTTACCAACGATCCCTTCGCGCCTGCTGAGTTGGAACTGCGCACCCCCGAAGCCACCCTCACCCATATTTCTCCCCAGGCTGATGAACTGATTACCCGGCGTCCTCGGCTCGTCTTCGATCAGGGCTTTTCTGTTCCCCTGTTGCGGGAGCGTACGATCCTCAGTAAGGAACCACGTGAACCTGGACTGGTGAACATTGGCTATGACCAGGAAGAACGGCGGGGCGTCTACATTGAACGGACCTTTAATGTGATTGCGAGGGGGCCGGTGCGCCTGCGGGTCACGCCCCAATGGTTGGTGCAGAAGGCGATTAATGAGGGACCCAATCCGATCGAACCTGCCCTCTATGGGTTAATTGCCCGGTTAGATGGCACCCTCAGCCCCCAAACCTCTGTGCGAGGGGTTGCCAACTTTGCCAGCCTAGATTTCGACGATTTGGCCGATAAGCTGCGGGCTAGTTTACGCATTCAGCAGGACATTGGTGACCATAATCTCAATCTGGAATACAGCTATCGCGATCGCCTCTTCAATGGTTCTCTGGGTTTCCAAGATGTCCAGAGCAGTCTGGGGGTTGTGCTTACCTCGCCCAATATTTCCCTGGGTGAAGATGGCCCCCGTCTCAACTACCAGGTGGGTGCCCAGGTGGTGAATGCGAAAACGGATCAGATTGACCTCTTGGATCCGGGGCAGATTGAAGGGTTGGTGGCACTAGGACGTTACCAGGCGACAGCGGGCCTCAGCCAGCGGTTGCCCCTTTGGCAGGGCAAACCCCTCCCGCCAACGGCAACGGAAGGCTTGCGCTATAGCCCGGTCCCGATCGTTCCGTTTGTGCGGCTGGTTGCGGGGATGCGGGGAATTCTGACGTCTTATACCAGCGGCGATTTCCAAAATGCCTTGACAGGAAGTCTGGCGCTAGAGGGCCAGTTTGGCAAGTTTAGCCGCGACTTCTTCGACTACACTGCATTTAATGTGCGTTATTCGCAAAGTTTACGGGACGGGGAATCTCCCTTTAAGTTCGATCGTATTGAAGATCGACGGGTATTGGCCTTTAGCCTGAGCCAGCAGGTCTATGGTCCCCTGCGGTTTGGCTTCCAGACAGCAGTCAATTTGGACAAGGAAGACCGGATTACGACGGACTATATCCTGGAGTATAGCCGCCGTACCTATGGGGTGGTTCTGCGCTTCAACCCGGTTCTACAAATCGGCTCGATTAACCTGCGTATCAGTGACTTTAACTGGAATGGCAACCCCGAACCCTTCCCCGATATGAACGTGCGCCCGGTCAGTGATGGGGTAGTGCCCTAA
- a CDS encoding HepT-like ribonuclease domain-containing protein has translation MRNVVIHEYFQVNLFIVWQTIQVERLLGGGRSEE, from the coding sequence GTGCGAAATGTTGTGATTCACGAGTATTTTCAGGTGAATCTGTTCATTGTCTGGCAAACAATTCAAGTCGAAAGGCTATTGGGAGGAGGGAGGAGTGAGGAGTGA
- a CDS encoding Uma2 family endonuclease has protein sequence MQQINPPLPAKETLPTMYDLPSEDPEEPGLPDEFHLLQPELLRLTFQPPNYPSDRIFTGSDLNLYYDSRHPQWYKRPDWFGVLGVPRFYDGHDLRLSYVVWQEAVNPFVVVELLSPGTEAEDLGRTLREASQPPNKWTVYEQILRIPYYILFNRYTDELQAFGLMMGRYQPLPVAAPSATEPAGVWLEEAELGLGLWEGSYQGLHRRWLRWYDRAHHWIPTPTEAANQRAEQEARRAEQEARRAEQEARRAEQEARRAERLAARLRALGVDPEEGE, from the coding sequence ATGCAGCAAATCAATCCCCCTTTGCCAGCTAAAGAAACCCTTCCGACCATGTACGACCTCCCCAGCGAAGACCCGGAGGAACCTGGTTTGCCCGACGAATTTCATCTCCTCCAACCGGAACTGTTGCGCCTGACCTTCCAGCCGCCGAATTATCCCAGCGATCGCATTTTCACCGGCAGCGACCTCAACCTTTACTACGACTCCCGGCACCCACAATGGTATAAGCGTCCCGATTGGTTTGGCGTCCTGGGCGTCCCGCGCTTCTACGACGGACACGACCTGCGCCTGAGTTATGTCGTTTGGCAGGAAGCCGTCAATCCCTTTGTTGTCGTCGAGTTGCTCTCCCCTGGCACCGAAGCTGAGGACTTGGGTCGGACGTTGCGCGAGGCCAGCCAACCGCCCAATAAATGGACTGTCTATGAACAGATCCTTCGCATTCCCTACTACATTCTGTTTAACCGCTACACCGATGAGTTGCAAGCTTTTGGCCTAATGATGGGACGCTATCAGCCCTTACCCGTTGCCGCCCCATCAGCAACCGAGCCAGCAGGTGTGTGGTTGGAAGAAGCTGAGTTAGGCTTGGGGTTGTGGGAAGGAAGCTATCAGGGGCTGCATCGCCGCTGGTTGCGTTGGTACGATCGCGCCCACCACTGGATCCCCACCCCAACGGAAGCAGCCAATCAACGGGCCGAACAGGAAGCGCGACGAGCCGAACAGGAAGCGCGACGAGCCGAACAGGAAGCGCGACGGGCCGAGCAGGAAGCGCGACGAGCTGAACGCTTGGCGGCACGGTTAAGGGCCTTAGGGGTTGATCCGGAGGAAGGGGAATAA
- a CDS encoding phycobiliprotein lyase, which yields MNIIEFFEANAGKWLSQRTSHNLAWPGSESGKAEVQIDLLTASQPEVIQLCQQGNLAAAQALCGARITWKGMMAAETQQQIGTTLLVALATGDNLNQGQLLQQNGRKGLLSGRYLLGSDEVLTLTTASESLYLEERLWFAGPNLRLRTSLLKQPNGFSSATFCSEIRIGGSQSPAAVAPVVTSSAS from the coding sequence ATGAATATTATCGAATTTTTTGAAGCCAATGCCGGCAAGTGGTTATCGCAACGCACCAGCCATAATCTGGCATGGCCGGGATCAGAAAGTGGCAAAGCCGAAGTCCAGATTGACCTATTGACGGCCTCTCAGCCAGAGGTTATCCAACTCTGTCAACAGGGTAACCTTGCCGCCGCCCAGGCGCTCTGCGGTGCCCGGATCACCTGGAAAGGCATGATGGCAGCCGAGACCCAGCAACAGATCGGAACCACCCTCCTGGTCGCGCTTGCCACGGGGGATAATCTCAATCAGGGACAACTGCTACAACAGAATGGCCGCAAGGGGCTCCTGAGCGGTCGCTATCTTCTGGGCAGTGATGAAGTCCTGACCCTGACAACGGCATCCGAATCCTTATATTTGGAAGAGCGGTTATGGTTTGCCGGGCCAAACCTGCGGTTGCGCACCAGCCTTCTCAAACAACCCAATGGCTTTAGCAGTGCCACCTTCTGTTCAGAAATTCGTATCGGTGGGAGTCAATCTCCAGCCGCGGTAGCCCCCGTTGTGACCTCATCCGCTTCCTAA
- a CDS encoding nucleotidyltransferase family protein: MQKQEALTLLAKHQNTLKGFGVKPLILFGSVARDEARTDSDVDLLVEFDRPVGLFTFVRLALLGFWGKQYQQLQINDRKR; this comes from the coding sequence GTGCAAAAACAGGAAGCCCTTACATTACTGGCAAAGCACCAAAACACGCTGAAGGGTTTTGGCGTCAAGCCCCTGATTCTGTTTGGTTCAGTGGCAAGGGATGAAGCGCGAACAGACAGCGATGTCGATCTGCTTGTAGAGTTCGATCGCCCGGTCGGGTTGTTCACCTTTGTACGGTTGGCTCTTCTGGGATTTTGGGGTAAACAGTATCAGCAACTACAAATAAACGATCGGAAACGTTGA
- a CDS encoding DUF751 family protein has product MQDFLNNATRFLRYFITICLGIFFALFGWLAPLMQRPVTAIALIGLLVSGMVFIGLTLRAMLGVGAV; this is encoded by the coding sequence ATGCAGGACTTTCTTAACAACGCAACCCGTTTTCTCCGCTACTTCATTACGATTTGTTTGGGGATCTTCTTTGCCCTATTTGGCTGGCTCGCACCGCTGATGCAACGCCCCGTAACCGCGATCGCCCTGATCGGCCTGTTAGTATCGGGAATGGTCTTTATTGGCCTCACCCTGCGAGCAATGTTGGGGGTGGGCGCTGTCTAG
- a CDS encoding glycoside hydrolase family 3 N-terminal domain-containing protein produces the protein MPTLPDPQALPLAAQVAQMVVVRASGHLFDQQIRYPASEPPAATLRSWLSELGVGGVILLGGSAAELWVRTQQLQGWATLPLLLAADIEEGVGQRFAGGTWFPPPMALAAIAQQNLPRAIALAQQMGAVTAQEALAIGLNWILAPVVDVNNNPANPVINVRAFGETPAIVGQLATAFIQGTQAYPVLTAAKHFPGHGDTAIDSHLDLPVLPHTWERLVQVEWPPFVAAIAAGVDAVMSAHVQIPALDPHYPATLSKQALTMGLRHHLGFEGLVVTDALVMGAIAKRYGANEAPVRAVEAGADILLMPLDPAGAIQAVCAAVAQGRISHARILASVERIWRAKQKVTATRQVAAADLTTALAQPASLNCVNQILTASNRVRVKHPLLRADSPQQWRNLIVVDRALNCPFLDRHTPAIVLPSEWGYDRLHIVDQSLGDPNLTGLESVPTLVQLFVRGNPFRGSAALLHPVQTGLQALCDRQHLRGLVIYGSPYIMDQLLPVLPPTVPCVFSYGQMPAAQAIALPALLGCGGA, from the coding sequence ATGCCGACCCTCCCTGATCCGCAAGCTCTCCCCTTGGCTGCCCAAGTTGCCCAAATGGTTGTGGTGCGGGCGTCGGGTCACTTATTTGATCAGCAGATCCGCTACCCAGCCTCGGAACCGCCAGCAGCAACGCTGCGCTCGTGGCTGAGTGAGTTGGGGGTGGGGGGCGTTATCCTGCTGGGGGGCAGTGCGGCGGAACTGTGGGTCCGGACCCAACAATTGCAAGGCTGGGCCACATTACCCCTCCTGTTAGCGGCGGATATTGAGGAGGGGGTGGGGCAACGCTTTGCCGGAGGGACCTGGTTCCCCCCGCCGATGGCCTTGGCCGCGATCGCCCAGCAGAATTTGCCGAGGGCGATCGCCCTCGCCCAGCAGATGGGAGCCGTCACCGCCCAAGAGGCTCTGGCGATCGGCCTGAACTGGATCCTAGCGCCGGTCGTGGATGTGAATAATAATCCGGCTAACCCGGTGATCAATGTTCGGGCCTTTGGGGAAACCCCGGCGATCGTGGGCCAACTGGCGACAGCATTTATTCAGGGTACCCAAGCCTATCCAGTGTTGACAGCAGCGAAACATTTTCCGGGACATGGGGATACGGCGATCGACTCCCACCTGGATCTCCCCGTCTTGCCTCACACGTGGGAACGGCTGGTTCAGGTGGAGTGGCCCCCCTTTGTGGCGGCGATCGCGGCGGGGGTTGATGCGGTGATGAGTGCCCATGTCCAGATCCCTGCCCTGGACCCCCACTATCCGGCCACCCTGTCGAAGCAAGCCCTGACAATGGGGCTTCGGCATCACCTGGGGTTTGAGGGGTTGGTGGTGACGGATGCACTGGTGATGGGGGCGATCGCCAAGCGCTATGGGGCGAATGAGGCTCCGGTGCGGGCAGTAGAAGCGGGGGCAGATATTTTGCTGATGCCCCTCGATCCAGCAGGGGCCATTCAGGCAGTCTGTGCGGCAGTGGCCCAAGGTCGGATTAGCCATGCCCGGATTCTGGCGTCGGTGGAGCGCATTTGGCGGGCGAAGCAGAAGGTGACGGCAACCCGTCAGGTGGCGGCGGCGGATTTAACAACGGCTTTGGCCCAACCTGCTAGTCTCAACTGCGTGAACCAGATCCTCACGGCCTCGAATCGGGTACGGGTCAAACATCCCCTGCTCCGGGCTGATTCACCGCAGCAGTGGCGCAATCTGATTGTGGTCGATCGCGCCTTGAATTGTCCGTTCCTGGATCGCCATACGCCTGCGATCGTGCTACCCAGTGAGTGGGGCTACGATCGGCTGCATATCGTAGACCAAAGTTTGGGAGACCCGAATCTGACCGGACTGGAATCCGTGCCGACGCTCGTGCAACTCTTTGTGCGGGGGAATCCGTTCCGGGGAAGTGCGGCGCTGCTACATCCGGTGCAGACCGGGCTGCAAGCCCTCTGCGATCGGCAGCACCTCCGGGGTCTCGTGATCTACGGGAGTCCCTATATCATGGACCAATTGCTACCCGTATTACCCCCCACAGTTCCCTGTGTATTTAGTTATGGGCAAATGCCAGCAGCCCAGGCGATCGCGCTGCCGGCTTTATTAGGTTGTGGGGGAGCTTAG
- the nagA gene encoding N-acetylglucosamine-6-phosphate deacetylase, with amino-acid sequence MSELPPLVGQRLPQNIVLTNAQLAGMAGRQTIVLRQEALTPYHARGITQQTPWLIDQFYLQATATNQTPVLPGVGTLPDVRVIDLQGDWVSLGGVDLQINGALGLAFPDLTMADGSLLQAICHTLWQQGVDGFLPTIVTTRVDKIHRALAAIADWMAKPPIPKTAQILGVHLEGPCLNPEKRGAHPAAYLQPLTLDTVKTVLGDYAAIVKVMTLAPELDPTGTVIPYLRSLGITVSLGHSQATADQARTAFAQGASMVTHAFNAMPGLHHREPGLLGAALTTPGVTCGVIADGQHLCPTMLDLLLRMTATPRTANGDCDPLFLVSDALAPLGLPDGIYPWDDRPMTVTQGTARLADGTLAGTTLPLLAGVQNLVQWGLCDPARAIALATTTPRAAIGLPGWEMGQPASLLRWHRDLLTGQLHWQRLLEE; translated from the coding sequence ATGTCTGAGCTTCCCCCCTTGGTTGGGCAGCGTCTGCCGCAGAACATCGTTCTGACTAATGCACAACTGGCCGGTATGGCTGGCCGTCAAACGATCGTTCTTAGGCAGGAGGCGCTCACGCCGTATCACGCTAGGGGGATCACGCAGCAGACCCCCTGGCTAATTGATCAATTCTATCTCCAAGCCACTGCAACTAATCAGACCCCGGTACTCCCTGGCGTGGGGACGCTGCCCGATGTCAGGGTGATCGATCTTCAGGGGGATTGGGTGTCGCTTGGAGGGGTGGATTTACAAATTAATGGAGCGCTGGGGCTAGCGTTTCCTGATCTCACTATGGCAGATGGCAGTCTGCTCCAGGCTATTTGCCATACCCTGTGGCAACAAGGGGTGGATGGGTTTTTGCCGACGATCGTTACTACGCGTGTTGACAAGATTCACCGTGCCCTGGCGGCGATCGCTGACTGGATGGCAAAACCGCCCATCCCAAAGACAGCGCAGATTTTAGGCGTGCATCTAGAGGGACCCTGCCTCAACCCGGAAAAACGGGGTGCGCACCCGGCGGCATATCTGCAACCGCTGACACTGGATACGGTGAAAACCGTGTTAGGGGACTATGCCGCGATCGTCAAGGTGATGACCCTTGCCCCGGAGTTAGACCCAACGGGAACCGTTATTCCTTACCTGCGATCGCTGGGCATCACCGTCAGCCTGGGGCATTCCCAAGCCACTGCTGACCAGGCCCGAACTGCTTTTGCCCAGGGAGCGAGCATGGTCACCCATGCCTTTAACGCGATGCCGGGGCTACACCACCGGGAACCGGGTCTGTTGGGGGCCGCATTAACCACTCCCGGCGTGACCTGTGGGGTGATCGCCGATGGTCAGCACCTCTGCCCGACGATGTTGGACCTGTTGCTGCGGATGACAGCAACGCCCAGGACTGCCAACGGCGATTGTGATCCGTTATTTTTGGTCAGTGATGCCCTCGCACCACTGGGACTGCCCGACGGGATCTACCCCTGGGACGATCGCCCGATGACGGTGACCCAGGGGACTGCTCGCCTCGCCGATGGCACCCTAGCGGGAACAACGTTGCCCCTGCTGGCGGGGGTGCAAAATCTGGTGCAGTGGGGGCTGTGCGATCCAGCACGAGCGATCGCCCTAGCCACAACAACCCCTCGTGCAGCGATCGGTCTGCCAGGCTGGGAAATGGGGCAGCCAGCCTCGCTCCTCCGTTGGCACCGCGATCTCCTAACGGGGCAACTCCACTGGCAGCGGTTGTTGGAGGAGTGA
- the rbfA gene encoding 30S ribosome-binding factor RbfA codes for MATSRRVSRVASLIKREISQMLLNDIKDERVGMGMVSVTDVDVSGDLQHAKVFVSIYGTDEARATTMQGLQAATGHVRSELGHRIRLRRTPEVVFLEDRSLERGTRVLSLINQLSQSARTASDGEEEGELEIPDAEA; via the coding sequence ATGGCTACCAGTCGCCGTGTCTCACGGGTCGCTTCGTTGATCAAGCGTGAGATCAGCCAAATGCTGCTCAATGACATTAAGGATGAACGGGTGGGCATGGGCATGGTCAGTGTTACTGATGTGGATGTGTCGGGCGATCTCCAACATGCCAAGGTCTTTGTCAGCATTTATGGGACCGATGAAGCACGGGCCACGACAATGCAGGGCCTCCAGGCAGCGACCGGCCATGTCCGCAGTGAATTGGGGCATCGCATTCGGTTGCGGCGCACGCCGGAGGTGGTGTTTTTGGAAGATCGCTCGCTCGAGCGCGGTACCCGTGTCCTGTCGTTAATTAACCAGTTATCCCAGTCTGCCAGGACTGCATCCGACGGGGAGGAAGAGGGGGAGCTAGAGATTCCCGATGCGGAAGCCTAA
- a CDS encoding RecQ family ATP-dependent DNA helicase, which produces MLSPATAHAPSPPPPPWEPVLATFRQIWGYEHFRPPQGEVVQCLLDRRDALIVMPTGGGKSICFQLPALLQSGLTLVISPLVALMENQVQDLKQRHLPAALLHSELSPSDRRRTLAALERQQLRLLYLSPETLLSPSVWNILSRPHIQINGVILDEAHCLVQWGDTFRPTYRRLGAVRPALLKTKPAGTKIPIAAFTATANPHAQAVIQSVLQLDNPRSFLINPYRANLMLKTQVAWTPRGRYQRLRDFIRAYPHQTGLVYVRTRRDSEALADRLTQHGLPTAAYHAGLPPQTRRQREQAWLRGELPFVVCTSAFGMGINKPDVRWVAHFHPPLLLSEYLQEVGRAGRDGQPATALALISEPTGWLDSEDKQRQQFFLDRLRSQHQKATQLLRKLPPQGHIQTVSQQFPDAAIALATLHSLGQLEWQDPFHYRLHPRSPRQQSGIGPAHTEIIRYFRTRECRWQFLLQAFGFTEIAQTFRCGHCDNCHR; this is translated from the coding sequence ATGCTATCTCCAGCCACCGCCCATGCCCCCTCCCCACCCCCGCCACCCTGGGAGCCGGTTCTGGCTACATTTCGGCAAATTTGGGGTTATGAACACTTTCGGCCACCCCAGGGAGAAGTTGTGCAGTGCTTACTCGATCGCCGGGATGCCCTGATCGTAATGCCCACGGGGGGTGGTAAATCGATTTGTTTCCAACTCCCAGCCCTATTGCAATCTGGTTTGACACTGGTAATCTCTCCCCTAGTAGCCTTGATGGAAAACCAAGTGCAGGACCTCAAACAGCGACACCTGCCTGCCGCCCTGTTACATAGTGAGTTGTCCCCCAGCGATCGGCGACGAACACTCGCAGCCCTAGAACGCCAACAATTGCGGCTGTTGTACCTCTCTCCAGAAACCTTACTGAGTCCTTCCGTCTGGAACATCCTGAGCCGCCCCCACATCCAGATCAATGGCGTGATCCTGGATGAGGCCCATTGTCTGGTCCAGTGGGGGGATACCTTTCGGCCCACCTATCGCCGCCTAGGCGCAGTGCGCCCCGCCTTACTGAAGACCAAACCGGCGGGGACTAAAATCCCGATCGCGGCCTTTACCGCCACCGCCAATCCCCACGCCCAAGCCGTGATTCAGTCCGTCCTGCAACTGGATAATCCCCGTTCCTTCCTCATCAACCCCTATCGAGCCAACCTGATGCTGAAAACCCAGGTAGCCTGGACGCCACGGGGACGCTACCAGCGACTGCGCGACTTCATTCGGGCCTACCCCCATCAGACAGGTCTGGTCTATGTCCGCACCCGACGGGATAGTGAAGCCCTAGCCGATCGCCTGACCCAGCATGGCCTACCCACCGCCGCCTACCACGCCGGACTTCCCCCCCAGACCCGCCGGCAACGGGAGCAGGCTTGGCTGCGTGGGGAACTTCCCTTTGTCGTCTGTACATCAGCCTTTGGAATGGGGATTAACAAGCCTGACGTGCGCTGGGTCGCCCATTTTCATCCCCCATTACTCCTGTCGGAATACCTACAAGAAGTCGGACGGGCAGGGCGAGATGGTCAACCAGCAACAGCCCTAGCGTTAATCAGTGAACCCACCGGCTGGCTAGACTCAGAAGATAAGCAACGCCAACAGTTTTTCCTCGATCGCCTGCGCTCCCAACACCAAAAAGCTACTCAACTCCTGCGTAAACTGCCACCCCAGGGCCATATCCAGACCGTGAGCCAGCAATTCCCCGATGCAGCGATCGCCCTCGCTACCCTCCACAGCCTTGGCCAACTGGAGTGGCAAGATCCCTTTCACTATCGCTTACATCCCCGGTCACCCCGGCAGCAGTCAGGCATAGGACCTGCCCACACAGAAATCATTCGGTACTTCCGAACCCGTGAGTGTCGGTGGCAGTTTTTGCTCCAAGCTTTCGGCTTTACGGAAATAGCCCAAACCTTTCGTTGCGGTCACTGCGATAATTGTCACCGCTAG
- a CDS encoding NifU family protein codes for MATMALTPENVEQVLDELRPYLMSDGGNVELVEIEGAVVKLRLQGACGSCPSSTMTLRMGIERRLREFIPEIVEVEQVI; via the coding sequence ATGGCGACGATGGCACTCACCCCTGAAAATGTTGAGCAAGTGTTGGATGAACTACGTCCCTACTTGATGTCTGATGGCGGGAATGTTGAGCTAGTGGAGATTGAAGGGGCAGTGGTAAAACTGCGGTTGCAAGGGGCTTGCGGGTCTTGCCCTAGTTCGACGATGACCCTGCGTATGGGGATTGAGCGGCGACTGCGTGAATTTATCCCAGAGATTGTGGAAGTTGAGCAGGTTATTTAG
- a CDS encoding photosystem II reaction center protein I encodes MEALKITVYIVVAFFVAIFVFGLLSGDPARAPRRRDLDQ; translated from the coding sequence ATGGAAGCCCTCAAAATCACGGTTTATATCGTCGTTGCCTTCTTTGTTGCGATATTTGTCTTCGGGTTGCTCTCTGGCGACCCTGCCCGCGCCCCGCGCCGTCGCGATCTGGATCAGTGA